One genomic segment of Nitrososphaera sp. includes these proteins:
- a CDS encoding zinc finger domain-containing protein produces MSKPLQLPVCTSCSRPIMPNDECVKYYCPNCGYVLMWRCESCREFARPYKCVGCGFEGP; encoded by the coding sequence GTGTCAAAACCGCTTCAGCTCCCGGTATGCACCTCGTGCAGCCGTCCCATAATGCCCAATGACGAGTGTGTAAAGTACTATTGCCCTAATTGTGGTTATGTACTGATGTGGCGCTGCGAAAGTTGCAGAGAATTTGCACGGCCTTACAAGTGCGTCGGCTGCGGTTTTGAGGGACCATAG
- the pth2 gene encoding peptidyl-tRNA hydrolase Pth2, producing MEYKQVLVVRKDLGMGCGKIAAQVAHAAVMAVDRAKSRHPQWFESWAVGGQAKVVVKVQSLSELMQVRKDAERMELPVVQIEDRGLTQIPAGTITCIGIGPAPENLVDKVTSKLKLL from the coding sequence GTGGAATACAAGCAGGTCTTGGTGGTAAGAAAGGACCTTGGGATGGGATGTGGAAAAATCGCCGCGCAGGTCGCACATGCGGCAGTAATGGCAGTTGACAGGGCCAAGTCGAGGCATCCTCAGTGGTTTGAATCGTGGGCAGTCGGGGGACAGGCAAAAGTGGTCGTGAAGGTTCAGAGTCTTTCGGAACTGATGCAGGTTCGTAAGGATGCTGAAAGAATGGAGCTCCCTGTCGTCCAGATAGAAGATAGGGGATTGACCCAGATACCTGCCGGCACGATCACTTGTATCGGGATAGGTCCCGCTCCTGAAAACCTGGTCGACAAGGTAACTAGCAAACTAAAGTTGCTCTAA
- a CDS encoding heme o synthase, with the protein MGFKDYVEVSKPRIVVVLVITAVTSMLAATRYDSTPNVAWDVSAWKLGFLVLSGSLASMGASALNHYYDRDIDRIMERTANRPIPAGRLSARNVLYYGIGISVLSVVIAWFTLNPVATGMIALGIFFYTVIYTAWLKRSNASNIVIGGFAGSAASMAGWATTTGSVDLLGFMVGWLVFMWTPPHFWCLAIKAREEYASVRVPMLPVLIGNQRTASYILLNTAILLPYSLSLYFLNPGPGLLYEVIAGASGGLMLLYHYKLTKNPTPQFAWKAYKVTAPYLVVIFVALAVDSLFYFKLPV; encoded by the coding sequence GTGGGCTTTAAGGATTACGTAGAGGTCTCAAAACCAAGAATCGTAGTCGTCCTCGTTATTACAGCTGTGACCTCTATGCTCGCTGCAACTCGTTATGATTCAACCCCAAATGTGGCCTGGGATGTCTCGGCATGGAAGCTCGGCTTTCTTGTCCTAAGCGGTTCACTTGCTTCCATGGGTGCGAGCGCTCTAAACCACTACTATGACAGGGACATAGACAGGATAATGGAGCGAACGGCTAACCGCCCCATACCTGCCGGCAGATTGTCTGCAAGAAACGTCCTGTATTACGGCATTGGCATATCGGTGCTTTCCGTCGTTATTGCGTGGTTCACTTTGAACCCCGTCGCAACGGGCATGATTGCTCTTGGAATCTTCTTTTACACAGTAATCTACACTGCCTGGCTCAAGCGGAGCAACGCATCAAATATCGTCATCGGCGGATTTGCAGGGAGCGCAGCGTCTATGGCTGGCTGGGCGACGACTACCGGCTCTGTCGACCTTCTTGGCTTTATGGTGGGATGGCTTGTGTTCATGTGGACGCCCCCTCACTTTTGGTGCTTGGCTATCAAGGCTAGGGAAGAGTATGCTAGCGTGCGTGTGCCCATGTTGCCTGTACTAATTGGCAACCAGCGGACTGCAAGTTACATACTGCTCAATACTGCCATCCTGCTCCCCTACTCTCTGTCCCTGTATTTTCTAAACCCTGGCCCCGGCCTGCTGTATGAGGTAATCGCAGGGGCTTCCGGTGGCCTCATGCTGTTATATCATTATAAATTGACAAAAAACCCGACTCCCCAATTTGCCTGGAAGGCCTACAAGGTCACGGCGCCTTACCTTGTGGTTATCTTTGTTGCACTGGCCGTTGACTCGCTGTTTTACTTCAAGCTGCCCGTCTAA
- a CDS encoding CDC48 family AAA ATPase, which yields MKKSRSGSESSPPLQLRVAEAKHRDVGKRRARINPEQMSLMNIQAGEVVGLAGKRTTAVTAWPSDEEEKEQDIIRIDGQTRKNAGVGLNDLVAVKKIDCKQARTISLVPIAETGITVDKEFCEFVKNRLRGFPVGEGDEISVVILGNQIDFMVHKTNPQSIVRIERTTKLHIMAESANDRKPRVTYEEIGGMKEQIKRLREIVELPMRHPEVFARLGIEPHSGILMYGSPGCGKTLIAKALASESEANFFIINGPEIMNKYYGETEARLRDIFKDARDSSPSIIFIDEIDAIAPKREEAFGDVEKRVVAQLLALMDGMSERGQVIVLGATNRPESLDPALRRPGRFDREIEIGVPNAEGRLEILQIHTRGMPLSQDISLQSLAAELHGYTGADIKALCREAAMKALRRYIPEIDLEGDKISPEILESMVITSKDFRDGMKEIIPTAMREFYVEVAEVKWADIGGLYDAKRTLHDNLIMAIKEPDNFEKMGIKPPRGALLYGPPGTGKSLIAKALATESNANIIMVRGPEVLSKWVGESEKAVREIFRKAKASSPCIVVFDEIDSLARPRGQEEDGSGNERVLSQILTEMDDSGSAGVVVIGITNRPDLIDTSLMRPGRLDLIIGVGPPDEKARLEILRILTRPMPLSSDVGLENIASASKSFSGADLVALCREAAVNAMQRKAREVTAIDFGKALRLVRPSITKEVEDWYESIRKSLTYALPKQVDKTFYG from the coding sequence TTGAAAAAGTCCCGCTCAGGAAGTGAGTCATCGCCCCCACTCCAGCTCAGGGTGGCAGAAGCAAAGCACCGTGATGTGGGTAAGCGCAGAGCTAGGATAAACCCAGAACAAATGAGCCTTATGAATATCCAGGCAGGAGAAGTGGTTGGGCTTGCAGGAAAGAGGACAACTGCTGTCACCGCCTGGCCTTCAGACGAGGAAGAGAAAGAGCAGGACATAATCCGAATTGACGGTCAGACGAGGAAGAACGCCGGGGTAGGCCTCAACGACCTGGTGGCTGTAAAAAAGATAGACTGCAAGCAGGCGAGGACGATCTCGCTTGTGCCAATCGCAGAGACTGGCATAACAGTTGACAAGGAGTTCTGCGAATTTGTCAAGAACCGGTTGCGCGGTTTCCCCGTAGGAGAAGGCGACGAAATTTCAGTCGTGATCCTCGGCAACCAGATCGATTTCATGGTCCACAAGACCAACCCCCAGTCGATCGTGAGGATTGAAAGGACTACAAAGCTGCACATTATGGCAGAGTCTGCCAATGACCGCAAGCCCCGCGTCACCTACGAAGAAATCGGGGGCATGAAGGAGCAGATAAAGAGGCTGCGGGAAATTGTAGAGCTCCCTATGCGGCATCCTGAAGTGTTTGCCCGCCTCGGAATTGAGCCCCACAGCGGGATTCTGATGTACGGCTCGCCCGGCTGCGGAAAGACGCTTATAGCCAAGGCGCTTGCATCAGAGTCGGAAGCAAACTTCTTCATTATTAACGGCCCGGAGATAATGAACAAATACTACGGCGAGACCGAGGCACGCTTGAGGGACATTTTCAAGGATGCCCGCGACTCGTCTCCGAGCATTATCTTTATCGACGAAATTGATGCCATAGCCCCGAAAAGAGAGGAGGCCTTTGGCGACGTAGAAAAGCGCGTTGTCGCACAGCTTCTGGCGCTCATGGACGGCATGTCAGAGAGGGGTCAGGTTATCGTGCTCGGGGCGACCAACAGGCCGGAGAGTCTCGACCCTGCTCTTAGGAGGCCGGGGAGATTCGACAGAGAGATCGAGATCGGCGTGCCAAACGCGGAAGGCAGGCTCGAAATATTGCAGATTCACACCCGGGGCATGCCGCTATCGCAGGACATAAGCCTCCAGTCGCTGGCGGCAGAATTGCACGGATACACAGGGGCAGATATCAAGGCGCTCTGCAGGGAAGCAGCGATGAAGGCTCTCAGGAGGTACATACCCGAAATAGACCTGGAGGGTGACAAGATATCTCCCGAAATCCTGGAATCGATGGTAATTACCAGCAAGGACTTCAGGGACGGCATGAAAGAAATCATTCCGACGGCGATGCGTGAATTTTATGTCGAAGTCGCCGAGGTCAAGTGGGCAGACATCGGCGGGCTTTATGATGCAAAACGGACGCTGCATGATAACCTGATAATGGCAATCAAAGAACCCGACAACTTTGAGAAGATGGGGATAAAGCCCCCAAGAGGCGCATTGCTTTACGGGCCGCCGGGCACGGGTAAATCGCTTATCGCCAAGGCACTTGCCACCGAGAGCAACGCAAACATCATCATGGTTCGCGGGCCGGAGGTATTGTCAAAGTGGGTTGGTGAATCAGAGAAGGCTGTCAGGGAAATATTTCGCAAAGCAAAAGCCTCGTCACCCTGCATTGTTGTTTTTGATGAAATCGACTCGCTTGCCAGGCCACGGGGGCAGGAAGAGGACGGGTCTGGCAATGAGCGGGTACTGAGTCAGATTCTCACTGAAATGGATGATTCCGGGAGCGCTGGAGTTGTCGTGATCGGAATTACAAACAGGCCGGATCTTATCGATACCTCTTTGATGCGTCCTGGGAGGCTTGACCTGATAATTGGCGTCGGCCCGCCAGACGAGAAGGCAAGACTGGAAATACTAAGGATTCTGACCCGGCCTATGCCTCTATCTTCTGACGTTGGCCTTGAGAACATTGCAAGCGCAAGCAAGAGCTTCAGCGGAGCAGACCTTGTGGCACTTTGCAGGGAGGCCGCCGTTAATGCGATGCAAAGGAAGGCAAGGGAGGTCACTGCAATAGATTTCGGAAAGGCTCTACGGCTTGTCAGGCCTTCCATAACAAAGGAAGTGGAAGACTGGTACGAGTCCATCAGGAAAAGCTTGACCTATGCGTTGCCAAAGCAAGTAGACAAGACATTCTATGGCTGA
- a CDS encoding DMT family transporter, with protein MKTGTAEKSEQRLGYASIIAAAALFGSVFTIARSILVTIDPLTLSALTYVISGLALVPFGRASFRLGSSKEYAYIIIVSLLGAAAAPALLLYGLSMSSSSDASILSNAEMIFTIILSAVFFGERPKGHGGIAGVIIVIIGLTIATTDLKFSGTLFELKIGNLLVLASMLMWAVDNNFSRKLTISSTASPAKIAMMKSLIGGAILLSVALALGAGPRIVSISPKDWVVIVLMSVSGFGAALLLFLTALKRIGTVRTMTGFSMTPVFGIAIAVILGGESISAFQVSATAMIIGGIYLASRR; from the coding sequence TTGAAAACCGGCACGGCAGAGAAGTCGGAACAGCGGCTCGGTTATGCCTCCATAATCGCCGCTGCCGCGCTGTTTGGATCGGTTTTCACAATTGCAAGATCAATCCTGGTCACCATCGACCCTTTGACGCTTTCCGCGCTCACTTACGTGATCTCCGGTCTGGCGCTTGTTCCTTTTGGCAGGGCGTCATTCAGGCTAGGGAGTTCCAAGGAATATGCGTACATCATTATTGTTTCGCTCCTTGGAGCAGCCGCTGCTCCGGCTCTACTGCTTTACGGGCTGAGCATGAGCAGCTCCTCAGACGCATCGATACTGTCCAATGCGGAGATGATATTCACCATCATTCTTTCGGCAGTTTTCTTTGGCGAGAGACCGAAGGGGCACGGAGGCATCGCGGGAGTCATAATAGTAATAATCGGCCTTACTATCGCAACGACAGACCTCAAGTTTTCAGGCACTTTATTTGAACTCAAGATCGGGAATCTCTTGGTCCTTGCATCCATGCTGATGTGGGCAGTTGACAATAATTTCAGCCGAAAGTTGACCATTTCCAGTACTGCAAGCCCGGCCAAAATTGCAATGATGAAATCCCTGATAGGCGGAGCTATTCTGCTATCGGTAGCACTCGCGCTCGGGGCCGGGCCCCGAATTGTTTCCATCAGCCCAAAAGATTGGGTGGTAATTGTCCTCATGTCAGTGTCCGGATTTGGAGCAGCTCTTCTCCTTTTCCTCACCGCGCTCAAGCGCATAGGCACGGTGAGAACAATGACAGGATTTTCCATGACGCCCGTCTTTGGAATCGCGATAGCCGTGATCCTCGGTGGCGAATCGATTAGCGCCTTTCAGGTATCGGCCACAGCAATGATAATCGGAGGCATTTACCTCGCCAGCCGACGTTAG
- a CDS encoding NAD(P)/FAD-dependent oxidoreductase, whose translation MLISRLKNRFLAVTHMDAVDVVVVGGSISGLLAAREIAAAGCSVIVLEEDPEIGTPEHCGGLVSIKGIEQLGIVPDYRAFENDRISRARVSSPSSHFEIDARNQKVVVLDRRALDKQAAMQAQQQGAQIRVRCRMLSCSDAAGTSRRYEIKTSEGIMQADFIVDAAGVSSIIKRQRTGVLQSAQYEVYAPWITPETIEVDFDQDKFPGFFGWVIPTSDGAAKIGVAGQGINSASALESYIDSKGKSAVVRKVYAPIWVGGPIREFVEGRTVKIGDAAGQSKPTTAGGIYTCGMGGIIAGRSIAKAIMTGDEKALEEYQAGWERTFKSEFDRMLLARRLLQRLDNKALDEIISAVPADKIQQASESGDFDFHSSAITKILSTKSALKFASALLGNELRRFFDKADKQELNSDSGV comes from the coding sequence ATGTTAATTAGCAGGCTGAAAAATAGGTTTCTCGCAGTTACTCACATGGACGCGGTCGACGTTGTGGTTGTTGGGGGCAGCATCTCCGGACTTTTGGCAGCACGGGAGATAGCTGCTGCTGGATGCAGCGTTATCGTGCTTGAGGAAGACCCTGAAATTGGAACTCCGGAGCATTGTGGCGGCCTTGTCAGCATCAAAGGGATAGAACAGCTCGGGATTGTACCAGACTATCGAGCGTTCGAAAACGATCGGATTTCGCGTGCGCGTGTCTCGTCTCCTTCCTCGCACTTTGAAATAGATGCGCGCAACCAAAAGGTCGTAGTGCTCGATAGGCGCGCACTGGATAAGCAAGCCGCAATGCAAGCACAGCAGCAGGGCGCTCAGATTCGGGTTAGGTGCAGGATGCTGTCATGCTCTGATGCCGCAGGTACCAGCAGGCGGTATGAGATCAAGACGTCGGAGGGAATCATGCAAGCTGATTTTATCGTTGACGCCGCTGGCGTATCCTCCATCATTAAGAGACAAAGAACAGGGGTGCTTCAGTCTGCACAGTATGAGGTGTACGCTCCATGGATCACGCCAGAGACAATAGAAGTGGACTTTGACCAAGACAAATTTCCGGGGTTCTTTGGTTGGGTTATCCCTACCTCCGATGGCGCCGCCAAGATAGGCGTGGCAGGCCAAGGCATAAACTCTGCATCCGCGCTAGAATCGTACATCGATTCCAAGGGGAAATCAGCCGTAGTTCGCAAAGTATATGCCCCGATCTGGGTTGGAGGGCCAATTCGGGAATTTGTCGAGGGACGCACCGTCAAGATAGGCGACGCGGCAGGTCAGAGCAAACCCACGACTGCTGGCGGAATCTATACTTGCGGTATGGGAGGTATTATTGCGGGCAGGTCGATTGCCAAGGCTATCATGACCGGAGACGAAAAAGCGCTGGAAGAATATCAGGCTGGCTGGGAACGCACCTTCAAGTCCGAATTTGACAGGATGCTTTTAGCACGCAGGCTGCTGCAGCGACTAGACAATAAGGCCCTAGATGAGATCATATCCGCTGTCCCGGCAGATAAGATTCAGCAGGCCTCCGAATCGGGGGATTTTGACTTCCACTCGTCTGCCATCACCAAGATTCTTTCAACAAAAAGCGCTCTGAAATTCGCAAGCGCGCTTCTCGGAAACGAATTGCGCAGGTTTTTCGACAAGGCCGATAAGCAAGAATTAAATTCGGATTCCGGCGTTTGA
- a CDS encoding elongation factor 1-beta has protein sequence MARLVVRIRILPADADVNPDNVAKSIKGAIPQGMELKAHAKEPIAFGLQALVGDFLLDDAEGQMDRLEESLKTVEGVGEIEVVNISRESVKMK, from the coding sequence ATGGCACGCCTTGTTGTAAGAATTAGGATACTTCCAGCCGACGCGGACGTAAATCCAGACAACGTTGCAAAGTCAATAAAGGGAGCTATTCCGCAAGGCATGGAGCTCAAGGCTCACGCCAAAGAACCGATTGCCTTCGGCCTGCAGGCGCTCGTCGGAGATTTCTTACTGGACGATGCAGAGGGTCAGATGGACCGCTTGGAAGAATCGTTAAAAACAGTTGAGGGAGTCGGAGAAATCGAAGTCGTGAACATTAGCAGGGAATCGGTCAAGATGAAATAG
- a CDS encoding M67 family metallopeptidase has translation MKSIIISASNLRALEDHANCSLPSESCALLLGVLNTVKEVRIMKNSDGDSPHSFSIDPQELLAAYSDAEAEGLDVVGIFHSHPGRPSPSSTDVKFMEINGVVWLIYSTTERSFGAYFLDSGRIDQVKIE, from the coding sequence TTGAAAAGTATAATCATTTCTGCTAGCAACCTCCGGGCTCTCGAAGACCATGCAAATTGCTCCTTACCTTCCGAGTCGTGTGCACTGCTTTTGGGAGTCTTGAATACTGTCAAGGAAGTAAGGATCATGAAGAACTCGGACGGGGATTCGCCTCATAGTTTCAGCATTGATCCACAAGAGCTGCTTGCAGCATATTCCGATGCCGAGGCTGAGGGCCTGGACGTAGTTGGAATCTTCCACTCCCATCCCGGCCGCCCGAGTCCTTCCTCGACGGATGTCAAGTTTATGGAAATTAACGGCGTCGTATGGCTCATTTACTCGACAACCGAAAGATCCTTTGGAGCATACTTCCTGGATTCCGGCAGAATTGACCAAGTCAAAATCGAGTAA
- a CDS encoding phosphoglycerate kinase — MTVKSISDVDSQAFYGKRVFIRVDFNVSVSGGVVGEDYRIRMAIPTIEYLTKRGARVILASHLGRPDGKDPDYSLSPVANRLSEIIGGSKILFANDCVGPQVSDQVNGMANGDVLLLENLRFHKQEEENNAEFCEKLASLADIYVNDAFSTSHRKHASTYGAAKLFDLKLAGFNLRKEIEYLSMIRDSPSKPFTLVVGGVKIKDKIGALEHLLPKADRVIIGGAAAYTFLKARGGKTGKSLIDYDHLNWVTKALSSYGDKIMLPVDHVVAETPNDTSFSMVKGDIPDGLAGFDIGNETIEKYSAAVSGIDGQGTIFWNGPMGLFEVRAFANGTINIAKSMALAYWRGSKTLIGGGDTLEAMKKAGVTENEVSHVSTGGGATLRYLAGDEMPGISVLTRS; from the coding sequence TTGACAGTTAAATCTATTTCAGATGTCGATTCTCAGGCGTTTTATGGCAAACGTGTGTTCATTAGGGTTGATTTCAACGTCAGCGTTTCCGGGGGAGTGGTTGGCGAGGACTATAGGATAAGAATGGCAATCCCTACGATCGAGTACCTTACAAAGCGTGGCGCTAGAGTAATCCTGGCTTCACACCTCGGTAGGCCGGACGGGAAGGATCCGGATTACTCTCTGTCGCCTGTGGCAAACAGGCTTTCTGAGATTATCGGTGGTTCAAAGATTCTCTTTGCCAACGACTGCGTCGGGCCGCAGGTGTCTGACCAAGTGAACGGGATGGCAAATGGCGACGTGCTTTTGCTTGAAAACCTCCGGTTTCACAAGCAGGAAGAAGAAAACAATGCCGAGTTCTGTGAGAAGCTGGCGTCGCTCGCGGATATTTACGTCAACGACGCGTTTAGCACCTCTCACCGCAAGCACGCCTCAACCTATGGCGCCGCAAAGCTGTTTGACCTGAAGCTGGCCGGCTTTAACCTTCGCAAGGAAATCGAGTACCTATCAATGATTCGGGACTCTCCTTCAAAGCCGTTTACGCTTGTTGTCGGCGGCGTAAAGATAAAGGACAAGATAGGCGCCCTCGAACATCTTTTGCCCAAGGCAGACAGAGTCATTATTGGCGGTGCGGCTGCATACACTTTCCTGAAGGCAAGAGGAGGCAAGACCGGCAAGTCCCTCATTGATTATGATCATCTAAATTGGGTGACGAAAGCCTTGTCGTCCTACGGTGACAAGATCATGCTCCCTGTCGACCACGTGGTGGCAGAGACTCCGAATGACACATCATTTTCCATGGTCAAGGGCGACATCCCGGATGGGCTAGCAGGATTCGACATTGGAAACGAAACCATTGAAAAGTACTCGGCAGCTGTCAGCGGAATTGACGGGCAGGGAACTATATTTTGGAATGGCCCGATGGGACTGTTTGAAGTCAGGGCCTTTGCAAACGGGACCATCAACATAGCAAAAAGCATGGCATTAGCATACTGGCGCGGGTCCAAGACATTGATAGGCGGGGGCGACACTCTAGAGGCGATGAAAAAAGCAGGGGTTACCGAAAACGAGGTCAGTCACGTCTCCACGGGCGGGGGCGCAACGCTAAGATATCTGGCTGGTGACGAGATGCCTGGAATTTCAGTGCTAACCCGCAGTTAG
- a CDS encoding plastocyanin/azurin family copper-binding protein, whose translation MTDWDLLTPGIGLTTIGIVGVGLSLSGIANTFLDGMNAVTLLTMYIGLIFLTSGLFKDGFPTSGKAKSATFITLGFLVTFGVAAAVTVSVQVPSIYAYIGLMAMIGIPASVLTVAASRQSPYLKALAIIFISAAVVGGLTFYLFGLATPKIATPSAPAQNTSSTAKNSTSAQPAVKPSMVVEILPGASAQNNPAFKPADFKSGSGTFVWMNKDNVPHTITSSADNGKSFDSGIISAGKNFSLDASKLKPGQYGYYCTIHPYMKGSFTLSSSNSTGAAPSSANTTQVKNASLTYGQAGLQMVTVPTSLQPGNSTSFAAAAIDTIAFRP comes from the coding sequence ATGACTGATTGGGATCTGCTGACCCCGGGCATAGGCCTTACGACCATTGGAATTGTCGGCGTCGGGTTATCACTTTCAGGGATTGCCAATACCTTTCTGGACGGCATGAATGCCGTCACCCTGCTAACGATGTACATCGGTCTCATATTCTTGACCTCGGGGTTATTCAAAGACGGCTTCCCTACCTCAGGCAAGGCAAAGTCGGCCACCTTTATCACCCTCGGATTTCTTGTCACATTTGGGGTGGCGGCAGCTGTGACGGTAAGCGTTCAGGTGCCGAGCATTTATGCTTACATTGGCCTGATGGCCATGATAGGGATTCCCGCTTCAGTACTTACAGTTGCAGCCTCGCGACAGAGTCCTTACCTCAAGGCACTCGCGATAATCTTCATTTCCGCAGCCGTCGTCGGCGGACTCACATTCTACCTATTCGGTCTGGCTACACCCAAGATAGCGACGCCATCGGCCCCTGCTCAAAACACCTCTTCAACGGCAAAGAACTCGACTAGCGCACAACCTGCAGTCAAACCCAGTATGGTGGTTGAAATACTGCCTGGCGCGTCGGCCCAAAATAACCCTGCTTTCAAGCCGGCCGACTTCAAGTCTGGCAGCGGAACCTTTGTCTGGATGAATAAAGACAACGTTCCTCACACTATAACAAGCTCGGCGGACAATGGAAAATCATTTGACTCGGGAATCATTTCTGCAGGAAAGAATTTCTCACTTGATGCATCGAAACTAAAGCCCGGCCAATACGGCTATTATTGCACAATCCATCCGTACATGAAGGGTTCGTTCACGCTATCCTCTTCAAACAGCACTGGAGCGGCGCCATCTAGCGCCAACACGACTCAGGTAAAGAACGCTAGCCTCACTTACGGCCAGGCGGGGTTACAAATGGTCACAGTCCCAACCTCTTTACAGCCGGGCAACAGCACCAGCTTCGCTGCCGCCGCAATCGATACCATTGCATTCAGACCTTAG
- a CDS encoding pentapeptide repeat-containing protein, whose product MFTSFTSNKWKLLSFGLMAVLATGFVAPQAFAAGTKDVLSIVTDIQTAISDPSIGLAAIQNNVNSKASQTSVNNLQTATNAIKSKTDNLPADPASNSAITAAQNAINNHVDSVVAGLAPSTGIPGSQCVAIDIDNSGIVVATSELSPRPHPQVNYSNCYLDKTSFSATDLTDSTFAHASVKNSFFSGTTLIRANLTGAYVQGDDMKAVSGEHAIFKNTNATQTYLGYSDLQYSSFQASDLTNAKFEFAKLQFANFDNANLQGTNFNSANLTGTTFAKCTGTPTGVPSAGTLPVC is encoded by the coding sequence ATGTTTACTTCTTTCACAAGCAACAAATGGAAACTGCTATCCTTTGGCTTGATGGCCGTACTGGCCACGGGCTTTGTAGCACCGCAGGCTTTCGCAGCCGGTACAAAAGATGTGCTGTCTATTGTAACCGACATTCAAACCGCAATCTCTGATCCGTCAATCGGACTCGCGGCAATTCAAAACAATGTCAATTCAAAGGCAAGCCAGACCTCTGTCAATAACCTTCAGACGGCAACTAATGCGATAAAATCAAAGACAGACAACCTTCCCGCAGACCCTGCGAGCAATTCAGCTATTACCGCAGCTCAGAACGCAATAAACAATCATGTGGATAGCGTAGTTGCAGGACTAGCACCTAGTACGGGGATACCCGGAAGTCAGTGCGTAGCAATCGACATAGATAACAGCGGAATAGTAGTTGCCACTAGCGAGCTTAGCCCTAGGCCTCATCCGCAGGTAAACTACTCAAATTGCTATCTCGACAAAACAAGTTTTAGCGCCACGGATCTGACGGACTCTACATTTGCACATGCTTCTGTGAAGAACTCTTTCTTTAGTGGAACCACCCTGATTCGTGCAAATCTTACCGGCGCCTACGTACAAGGCGATGATATGAAAGCCGTAAGTGGAGAGCATGCAATATTCAAAAATACAAACGCGACCCAAACATACCTTGGATACTCCGACCTGCAATACTCGAGCTTTCAGGCCTCTGACCTTACAAACGCGAAATTCGAGTTTGCAAAACTTCAGTTTGCCAACTTTGATAATGCAAACCTTCAAGGCACGAACTTTAACAGCGCCAACCTCACGGGCACTACATTCGCAAAATGTACAGGTACTCCAACTGGGGTACCGTCCGCTGGAACACTACCTGTCTGCTGA